The Halostagnicola larsenii XH-48 region GCGTGACCTCCGAGAACGTGATCGCAGGTCGAGTTACTTCCATAGTTCGCCTCCCGAAAATAGTCGAGGGAGCGCCTCGAGCGTCTCACCCGCGGATTCGCCGTCCTCGAGAAGGATCGCGGTGCCGCCGACGCCCTCGACGCCGCCGTCAGTCGCCGGATCGTCGCCGACGTGGACGAGTTCGGACGGCGCGACGCCGAGTCGATCCGCTGCCACCTCGAACATCTCCGGGGCGGGTTTGCGCCAGCCGCAGCCGACGCTGGTCACGACGGCGTCGAAATCGTCCCGGCGCAGGTCGGCCCGGACCAGCGTTCGGCCGACGAGTTCGGGCACGCTGCAGTTCGAGCAGAGCCCGACCGGTCCCGGTCCGTGTTCTCGAGCGGCCTCGATCACCGCTCGAGCGCCGTCTCTGGTCTCGACCTCGGGATCGAACGCGGCGACGACGGCCCGCCGGGCGGCGTTTGCCGGACAGTCTACCCCGCGGCTGGCGAGGGCTCGAGCGACGTGGGCCGGGAGCGGGACCTCCGCGCCCTCGGGCGCATCGATGTGCATCTCGGTGTACGCGTCGGCCCAGTCGGGCGGCACGTCGACGCCTCGCTCCTCGAGTTCCGCCGCGACAGCAGCGGCCGGATCATCGGGTCTGGTCGCGGT contains the following coding sequences:
- a CDS encoding HAD family hydrolase, with protein sequence MGVTFDLFGTLVTATRPDDPAAAVAAELEERGVDVPPDWADAYTEMHIDAPEGAEVPLPAHVARALASRGVDCPANAARRAVVAAFDPEVETRDGARAVIEAAREHGPGPVGLCSNCSVPELVGRTLVRADLRRDDFDAVVTSVGCGWRKPAPEMFEVAADRLGVAPSELVHVGDDPATDGGVEGVGGTAILLEDGESAGETLEALPRLFSGGELWK